One Jaculus jaculus isolate mJacJac1 chromosome 4, mJacJac1.mat.Y.cur, whole genome shotgun sequence genomic window, CCTGTAAACCTAGAATAAATGGTTTTCCAAATAGGCATACAATTTTGtagttaaaaaatgaagaaatagggctggagagatggcttagcggttaaacgcttgcctgtgaagcctaaggaccccggttcgaggctcagttccccagatcccacgttagccagatgcacaagggggcgcacgcgtctggagttcgtttgcagaggctggaagccctggcgcgcccattctctctctctccatctgtccttctctctgtgtctgtcactctcaaataaataaataaataaaaattaaaaaaaaaaatgaagaaatcatTTTGAAGAGATGGGGGGGAGGTGCTGGCCGCAGCGGCCCCACCAACCGAAGTTGGGGGGGCACCGAGCACGCGGGGCCTGTGGGGGGGTGTCCGGGTCCTTGGCTTCTGCAGCatctaaacagagagagatgctCTTGGAGGATGTGGGCAGTgaggaagagccagaggaagaagACGAGGCACCATTCCAGGAAAAAGATTCTGGCAGCGATGAGGATTTCCTAATGGAAGATGATGATGACAGTGACTATGGaagttcaaaaaagaaaaacaaaaagatggctaAGAAGTCCAAACCTGAGAGAAAAGAGCAAAAAATGCTAAAACCCAGACTAAAGGCTACAGTGACGCCAAGTCCagtaaaaggcaaaagaaagGTGGGCCGCCCCACAGCTTCAAAGGTGTCAAAGGAAAAGACGCCTTCtcccaaagaagaagaagatgagctGGAGAGCCCTCTAGGAAAGAAGGCGTCTGCAAGTCCTCCACCCGAGAAGTCTGGAGATGAAGGGTCTGAAGACGAAGCCCAGTCTGGGGAAGATTAAAAGTGATGATGGTTTGGGGagagattttattaaaaaaataaaaaagcaaaaaagaaggggaaaatagaAAGCTACATAAGATACAACATGGTATTGGCTATGGCCTGACTCATGGGCTTTCAGTGTTTGTTTCCACTTGTTgaaaatactctctctctctccctccctctctctctctctctctctctctctctgagaaaaCCATTGTATGTTGAAGTGTTTAAGTTaccattttgtctgtttttctcttctctttgccaactcttccccccccccacaatgaaAGCCATGTCGAATTAATCACTGGATTGatgctttatctttttatttttaatggaaggTATGCCAGGACTGTAAAGCAATAAGATCTGAGATGGACACTATGGAAACTGCTTTTTGCTAAAGAGTAGCAAGTTGAACAGTAATGaaaaaataacagattttagtttaaaaatgattacttctttcttttcctgtactTTTTAAAAGCAGTTGTTATCTAACCTGAGTTTATATTcataaatgtcaaaaaaaaaaaaaaacatgactctAAACTTGCACTGATGAGGCAAGTAGGTAAACCTGAATTCTGAATTGTTACTGAAAGTACTCATGTTGTTTCCTGTGGAGTATGTGAGGAATAAGGTTCCTGAGCTTGCATGGGGATCCAgggtttcttgttttattttatatctatcCCTAGATTCAGAGCCAGTGATCCTGTTATTCTGCTATTGTCCttaataagcttaaaaaaaaacagaggttgCCAAAACTAAAATCACTCccaatttcatatttcattctcCAATGGTTTGTGTTTTTAGACTATATGTGTATGCTGTTTTTTTGATAAAATTTTACCCAGaatcaaacatttaaagaaaatgagagagagatgcCTAGAATTTAAATGGCAAGATAAAGTGCtacacatctggatttctttcATACTGACAATGTTAAGGTTTTAACCAAATAAAATTCCAGctaatgtgaaaaaaataaagaaatgaaaaaaatacaaattgttTAGGAAGAAATTGAACTATCTTTATTTGGAAGTTATATCCCTAAAAAGTGACTGGAAAATTCTGAGAGCTGCTAAATACTTtagcaaaatggcaggatacaaaagtaGCATATAAATATCAGATTCTTCTTATATAACATGACAACATATAATGAAATAGCCATTTTACCCAAAAAactatacagattcaatgcaatacaaTCAAAACCCTattatcattcttcacagaaatagcaaaaaataatCTTGAAATACATGTGGAAGCACGAAAGAGCCCAGATAGCCCAAACTCTCCTCATTACAGAAGGAGTACTGATGGAGGTATCGGGGTACCACGATACTTGATTTCAAGTAATCTTATAAAGCCATAGTCATAACGTAGCATGGCacacaacagacacacagatcaagGGGACAGAAATAATATAATATTCAGGCATGAGTCCATTTAACTACTATAGTCACCTGTTTTTgtcaaagatgccaaaaatacacTT contains:
- the LOC101600257 gene encoding nuclear ubiquitous casein and cyclin-dependent kinase substrate 1-like produces the protein MGGRCWPQRPHQPKLGGHRARGACGGVSGSLASAASKQREMLLEDVGSEEEPEEEDEAPFQEKDSGSDEDFLMEDDDDSDYGSSKKKNKKMAKKSKPERKEQKMLKPRLKATVTPSPVKGKRKVGRPTASKVSKEKTPSPKEEEDELESPLGKKASASPPPEKSGDEGSEDEAQSGED